In Corynebacterium afermentans subsp. afermentans, a genomic segment contains:
- a CDS encoding glutamate--cysteine ligase translates to MDPFRDFSRSDGPTLGVEWEICLVDPVTRDLVPRAAEVIEEVQARYPDIRLEPEFLQNTIELVTPICANTKEAVRALQRDLSAVKEVADEKGLKLWASGGHPFSDFRTNPLSPKHTYEEIVNRTQYWGQHMLLWGIHCHVGISHEDKVWPIINAVMTKYPHLLAISASSPGWDGIDTSYASNRTMLYQQLPTAGMPYQFESWDEWVDFMRDQQTSGVINHTGSMHFDVRPAAKWGTVEVRISDATSNLRELAAVVALTHCLVVHYDRMLERGEKLPTLQQWHVAENKWRGARYGMDALVITSRGTDEDWVKHELQLLIDELTPVAADLDCVDELNLVREIIERGAGYERQRAIYQRTGDWKDVVDATCAEMWELSL, encoded by the coding sequence ATGGATCCATTCCGCGATTTTTCCAGGTCTGACGGCCCCACCCTTGGAGTCGAGTGGGAGATCTGCCTCGTCGACCCGGTCACACGCGACTTGGTGCCCCGCGCCGCCGAGGTGATAGAGGAGGTGCAGGCCCGCTACCCGGACATCCGCCTCGAGCCGGAGTTTTTGCAGAACACCATCGAGCTGGTCACCCCGATCTGCGCCAACACCAAAGAGGCGGTGCGCGCGCTGCAAAGAGACCTCAGCGCGGTCAAGGAGGTCGCGGATGAGAAGGGCCTGAAGCTCTGGGCAAGTGGCGGCCACCCGTTTTCGGATTTCCGCACGAACCCGCTGAGCCCGAAGCACACGTACGAGGAAATCGTCAACCGCACGCAGTACTGGGGCCAGCACATGCTGTTGTGGGGCATCCACTGCCACGTGGGCATCAGTCACGAGGACAAGGTGTGGCCGATCATCAACGCGGTGATGACTAAGTACCCGCACTTGCTCGCCATTTCCGCCTCGAGCCCGGGCTGGGACGGCATTGACACTTCTTACGCGTCGAACCGCACGATGCTCTACCAGCAGTTGCCCACCGCGGGCATGCCGTATCAGTTCGAAAGCTGGGACGAGTGGGTCGATTTCATGCGTGACCAGCAGACGTCGGGCGTGATCAACCACACCGGCTCCATGCATTTCGACGTGCGTCCGGCCGCGAAGTGGGGCACCGTCGAGGTTCGCATCTCGGACGCCACGAGCAACTTGCGCGAGCTCGCGGCCGTCGTGGCGCTGACGCACTGCCTGGTTGTCCATTACGACCGCATGCTCGAGCGCGGCGAAAAGCTGCCCACTTTGCAGCAGTGGCATGTCGCGGAGAACAAGTGGCGCGGTGCCCGCTATGGCATGGACGCCCTGGTCATCACTAGTCGTGGCACCGACGAGGACTGGGTGAAACACGAGTTGCAGTTGCTTATCGACGAGCTCACGCCCGTCGCCGCCGACCTCGATTGTGTCGACGAGCTGAACTTGGTCCGTGAGATCATCGAGCGCGGCGCGGGCTACGAGCGCCAGCGCGCGATCTACCAGCGCACCGGGGATTGGAAGGACGTCGTGGACGCGACCTGCGCGGAGATGTGGGAGCTTAGCCTTTAG
- a CDS encoding LytR C-terminal domain-containing protein translates to MTNDNFGNNRPDSGSTRYTGNSDSYDGAYDAEPIDAEIVDDYPASGADTEYRGAHRRDDDSEYIEDVDYAAGAGAAGAGAAGAGARSRSRSADDAIYEEPYDGAYEEPEDRRKAAAAGGAAEGGLPKRGLAMILIAVAALLALWGIWKMTQDGNGDDGKGEGAGPTSSTVVGTSQAAPAGDGAGQNGQDGQGVEGQPGTDQNAQDTEGQPGQEGDRAGDPNAQDPNAQDPNAQRPEGAEGQGENGQPAPAPAPAPAGAGLDNASAQVYVYNNSGTPDLASRTADQLKGQYNVANNSADAAVMNMPEQVYGIFPETYVFFDPAVPGAEQVAADIARRVGGAARAKGDLPEGATSIPEQAANNSAAVAVVLAG, encoded by the coding sequence GTGACTAACGACAACTTTGGCAACAACCGCCCCGACTCCGGCTCCACGCGCTACACAGGGAACTCCGACTCCTACGACGGCGCGTACGACGCCGAGCCGATCGACGCTGAAATCGTCGACGATTACCCCGCTTCCGGTGCCGACACCGAGTACCGCGGTGCCCACCGCCGCGACGACGATTCCGAGTACATCGAGGACGTCGACTACGCCGCTGGTGCTGGCGCCGCTGGTGCTGGTGCCGCTGGTGCTGGCGCGCGCTCCCGCTCCCGCAGCGCCGACGACGCCATCTACGAGGAGCCCTACGACGGCGCCTACGAGGAGCCGGAGGATCGTCGTAAGGCAGCTGCTGCTGGCGGCGCCGCGGAAGGCGGCCTGCCGAAGCGCGGCCTGGCGATGATCCTGATCGCCGTGGCGGCGCTGCTGGCGCTGTGGGGCATTTGGAAGATGACGCAGGACGGCAACGGCGACGACGGCAAAGGTGAAGGTGCTGGGCCGACCTCGTCGACCGTGGTCGGCACCTCCCAGGCCGCCCCCGCCGGCGACGGTGCTGGTCAGAACGGCCAGGATGGCCAGGGGGTCGAAGGTCAGCCAGGCACCGACCAAAACGCCCAGGACACTGAAGGCCAGCCGGGCCAGGAGGGCGACCGCGCAGGCGACCCGAACGCCCAGGACCCCAACGCGCAGGATCCGAACGCGCAGCGTCCGGAAGGCGCCGAGGGCCAGGGCGAGAACGGCCAGCCCGCACCGGCACCGGCACCCGCTCCGGCGGGCGCCGGCCTCGACAACGCGTCGGCCCAGGTGTACGTCTACAACAACTCCGGCACCCCGGACCTGGCCAGCCGCACCGCCGACCAGCTGAAGGGCCAGTACAACGTGGCCAACAACTCGGCCGACGCCGCAGTGATGAACATGCCGGAGCAGGTCTACGGCATCTTCCCGGAGACCTACGTCTTCTTCGACCCGGCCGTGCCGGGCGCCGAGCAGGTTGCGGCCGACATTGCCCGCCGAGTCGGCGGTGCCGCCCGCGCGAAGGGCGACCTCCCCGAGGGCGCGACGAGCATCCCGGAGCAGGCCGCGAACAACAGCGCCGCCGTGGCGGTGGTCCTGGCGGGCTAG
- a CDS encoding DUF3263 domain-containing protein, with protein MLSDTDLSVLRFAARAPRSIGAREDAVRSELGMQPIRYYQHLNRLLDSPDALAAEPQLVRRLQRLRDDQRSPNL; from the coding sequence ATGCTTTCAGACACCGACCTTTCCGTGCTCCGCTTCGCCGCGCGCGCCCCCAGGTCGATCGGTGCGCGCGAGGACGCTGTGCGCTCTGAGCTGGGCATGCAGCCCATCCGCTACTACCAGCATTTGAATCGGTTGCTGGACTCGCCCGATGCGCTCGCGGCCGAGCCTCAGCTCGTCCGGCGTTTGCAAAGGCTTCGCGACGACCAAAGGTCCCCCAACCTCTAG
- a CDS encoding peptide deformylase, with protein MTIRPIVIHGDPVLHEPTKEVTQPVKELQELIADMHETMDAAHGVGLAANQIGVPLRIFVYHCPDGDQMRRGTVINPVLETSEIPKTMPADTGEDDEGCLSVPGYGWPTGRADWAKVTGLDENGNKIEVEGTGFFARCLQHETGHLDGFLYTDVLTGRYKKEAKRVIRDNGWKEAGHTWLPGTDEDPFGHDD; from the coding sequence ATGACCATCCGACCCATCGTTATCCACGGCGACCCGGTGCTGCACGAACCGACCAAGGAAGTCACGCAGCCCGTTAAGGAGCTGCAAGAGCTCATCGCCGACATGCACGAAACCATGGACGCCGCCCACGGCGTGGGCCTGGCCGCCAACCAGATCGGCGTGCCGCTGCGCATCTTCGTCTACCACTGCCCGGACGGCGACCAGATGCGCCGCGGCACCGTAATCAACCCGGTGCTTGAGACCTCCGAAATCCCCAAGACCATGCCCGCGGACACCGGCGAAGACGACGAGGGCTGCCTGTCCGTGCCGGGCTACGGCTGGCCCACCGGCCGCGCGGACTGGGCGAAGGTGACCGGTCTGGACGAAAACGGCAACAAGATCGAGGTCGAGGGCACCGGCTTTTTCGCCCGCTGTCTGCAACACGAGACCGGCCATTTGGACGGCTTCTTGTACACCGACGTGCTCACCGGCCGCTATAAAAAGGAAGCCAAGCGCGTGATCCGCGACAACGGCTGGAAAGAAGCCGGCCACACCTGGCTTCCGGGCACGGACGAAGATCCGTTCGGCCACGACGATTAA
- a CDS encoding GNAT family N-acetyltransferase, cg3035/Rv0428c family: MSRIFRSDEVAVGDRVVVRQRRGEHASDIIGHVLSLDPLVIRPQEVGGFPSSKEAIEVTDLHIIKKLSPRTVRNSEIRELEKRLADRLNVCDWAWAGGWLMRTGDTEEANSAVPLGPSAGFGPLPIDAIRSFYDQRGLPVRLTIPERIGKPALKVLDHAWELRDEQVVWVAGEAFGVTSIGNVPEGALEHHRRRLALG; the protein is encoded by the coding sequence GTGTCCCGGATTTTCCGCTCCGACGAGGTGGCGGTGGGCGACCGCGTCGTGGTGCGCCAGCGCCGCGGCGAGCACGCCAGCGACATCATCGGGCACGTGCTCAGCCTCGACCCGCTGGTGATCCGCCCGCAGGAGGTCGGCGGCTTTCCCTCCTCAAAGGAGGCGATTGAGGTCACGGACCTGCACATCATCAAGAAACTCTCGCCGCGCACGGTGCGCAATTCCGAAATCCGAGAGCTGGAAAAACGCCTCGCAGACCGACTCAACGTGTGCGACTGGGCGTGGGCCGGCGGCTGGCTCATGCGCACCGGCGACACCGAGGAGGCCAACTCCGCAGTCCCGCTCGGCCCTTCGGCGGGCTTCGGGCCGTTGCCTATCGACGCCATCCGGTCCTTCTACGACCAGCGTGGCCTGCCGGTGCGGCTGACCATCCCCGAACGTATCGGCAAACCGGCGCTGAAAGTGCTCGACCACGCGTGGGAGCTCCGGGACGAGCAGGTTGTGTGGGTTGCGGGAGAGGCCTTTGGTGTGACGTCGATAGGCAATGTGCCCGAAGGGGCGCTGGAACACCACCGTAGGCGGCTGGCGCTAGGCTAG
- a CDS encoding exodeoxyribonuclease III — MRIATWNVNSVRTRAERIAAFLEREDVDVLAMQETKTADNKFPYATFEAAGYEVAHVGVSQWNGVAIASRVGLDNVRDSFERQPAFAKKGDPSVEARAVGAVCGGVDVWSLYVPNGREIGDPHYDYKLQFLWSLADQVQPGELQVYMGDFNVAPRDEDVWDVSWFEGKTHVTEPERAAFQMLLEAGLHKVTHENQYSFWDYKAMRFQKNEGMLIDFQLATKPMFERVQRAFVDVEERKGKGASDHAPVIVDYDTRGLAYDEVR, encoded by the coding sequence ATGCGAATCGCCACATGGAACGTTAACTCGGTGCGCACGCGCGCCGAGCGGATCGCCGCCTTCCTCGAACGCGAGGACGTGGACGTGCTGGCGATGCAGGAAACCAAAACCGCGGACAACAAATTCCCCTACGCCACCTTCGAAGCCGCAGGCTACGAGGTCGCGCACGTGGGGGTCAGCCAATGGAACGGCGTGGCCATCGCCTCGCGCGTGGGGCTGGACAACGTCCGCGACAGCTTCGAGCGCCAACCCGCGTTTGCCAAAAAAGGCGACCCGTCTGTGGAGGCGCGCGCCGTGGGGGCGGTGTGCGGCGGGGTGGACGTGTGGAGCCTTTACGTGCCCAACGGCCGCGAAATCGGCGACCCGCACTACGACTACAAACTGCAGTTCCTCTGGTCCCTGGCCGATCAGGTCCAGCCCGGGGAGCTGCAGGTGTACATGGGCGACTTCAACGTCGCGCCCCGCGACGAGGACGTGTGGGACGTGTCATGGTTCGAGGGCAAAACGCACGTGACGGAGCCCGAGCGCGCCGCGTTCCAGATGCTGCTCGAGGCCGGATTGCACAAGGTCACGCACGAAAACCAGTACTCGTTCTGGGACTACAAGGCCATGCGGTTTCAGAAGAACGAGGGCATGCTCATCGACTTCCAGCTGGCCACCAAGCCCATGTTCGAGCGGGTCCAGCGCGCGTTCGTGGACGTGGAGGAGCGCAAGGGCAAGGGTGCCTCCGACCACGCGCCCGTGATCGTGGACTACGACACCCGCGGCCTGGCCTACGACGAGGTGCGATGA
- a CDS encoding phospholipase D-like domain-containing protein: MSLDFSWWQFAAMAVDYAIKFVMIGVVPGGRKPSSANAWLLLILLLPVVGLPLYLLFGSTFVSRRRHRIQVEARRALDGAWAGPDGTIAHLPPETASLVRLNRQLTGYPAVRGEVRALWADYRKTMLRIAKLIDEASASISIEIYAVAWDDTTDVVFRALQRAVARGVHVRLLFDHIGSAKYPGFRTLKKRLTDIGVDWHMMLPLAPLRGRWRRPDLRNHRKVVVIDSKVAFVGSFNLIDRGYLMPGHVRAGRQWVDTFAELEGPIVESIESMFAVDWYTESGERLDVVGASGETSISDGDVLQLVPSGPGYLTEPNLRMFNSIVHNAKEQLTLCSPYFVPEGSLLEAITSACYRGVRVDLFVGEKADQFMVHHAQSAYYEALLKAGVRIWEFPAPYVLHSKFVLADPGREGAVGVLGSSNMDIRSFSLNYESSLLVASGELITALEQLSANYQAVSRELTLERWTRRPWYRRYVDNVLKLTSALQ; this comes from the coding sequence ATGAGCCTGGATTTTTCCTGGTGGCAGTTCGCGGCGATGGCCGTGGACTACGCCATCAAGTTCGTGATGATCGGCGTGGTGCCCGGCGGACGCAAGCCGTCCTCGGCCAACGCGTGGCTGCTGCTCATCCTGCTCCTGCCGGTGGTGGGCCTGCCGCTGTACCTGCTGTTCGGCTCCACGTTCGTCTCCCGGCGCCGCCACCGCATCCAGGTTGAGGCGCGCCGCGCGCTGGACGGGGCGTGGGCTGGCCCCGACGGCACCATCGCGCACCTGCCGCCCGAAACCGCCTCGCTGGTCCGCCTCAACCGCCAGCTCACCGGCTACCCCGCCGTCCGCGGCGAGGTGCGCGCGCTGTGGGCGGATTACCGCAAGACCATGCTTCGCATTGCCAAGCTTATCGACGAAGCATCCGCCTCCATCTCCATCGAAATCTACGCCGTCGCCTGGGACGACACGACGGACGTGGTGTTCCGGGCGCTGCAGCGCGCCGTCGCACGCGGCGTGCACGTGCGCCTGCTTTTCGACCACATCGGCTCCGCCAAATACCCCGGGTTCCGGACTTTGAAGAAGCGTCTGACCGACATCGGCGTGGACTGGCACATGATGCTGCCCCTGGCTCCCCTGCGCGGGCGCTGGCGCCGCCCCGACCTGCGCAACCACCGCAAGGTCGTGGTCATCGACTCGAAGGTGGCGTTCGTCGGCTCGTTCAACCTCATCGACCGCGGCTACCTCATGCCCGGGCACGTCAGGGCGGGCCGCCAGTGGGTGGACACGTTTGCGGAGCTGGAGGGGCCGATCGTGGAGTCCATCGAGTCCATGTTCGCCGTGGACTGGTACACCGAATCCGGCGAACGGTTGGATGTGGTGGGGGCGTCGGGGGAAACGTCGATAAGCGATGGCGATGTGCTCCAGCTCGTCCCCTCCGGGCCCGGCTACCTCACCGAGCCGAACCTGCGCATGTTCAACTCGATCGTCCACAACGCGAAAGAGCAGCTCACACTGTGCTCGCCGTACTTCGTGCCCGAGGGATCGCTGCTGGAGGCCATCACCTCCGCGTGCTACCGCGGGGTGCGCGTCGACCTGTTCGTCGGCGAAAAAGCCGACCAGTTCATGGTGCACCACGCCCAATCCGCCTACTACGAGGCGCTGCTGAAAGCCGGAGTGCGCATCTGGGAATTCCCCGCGCCGTACGTGCTGCACAGCAAGTTCGTGCTGGCGGATCCGGGGCGCGAGGGCGCAGTCGGCGTGCTCGGGTCCTCCAACATGGACATCCGCTCGTTCTCGCTGAACTACGAATCCTCCCTGCTCGTCGCCTCCGGCGAGCTGATTACGGCGCTGGAGCAGCTGAGCGCGAACTACCAGGCCGTCTCGCGCGAGCTGACGCTGGAGCGGTGGACGCGCAGGCCCTGGTACCGGCGGTACGTGGACAACGTGTTGAAGCTGACGTCCGCGCTGCAGTAG